Sequence from the Halobaculum rubrum genome:
CTCTGCCTCGGTTTCCGTCTCCGTCTCTGGAACTTGCGTGCTCATTGTCAGAAGGTGGGGAAGCCCGCCCAGGCGTTCGCGGTGCGGATCCCCTGCACGACGAGCACCACGCTCGCCGCGATCAGCGTGTACTTGACGACCTGCTTCTTCGTGCCGGTCAGTCCCTGGTTCTCCAGCGCGTTGTAGACGCCGTTGACCCCGTGGAACGTCGCGGTGATCAGGAACAGCACCATCAGCGAGTAGTAG
This genomic interval carries:
- a CDS encoding succinate dehydrogenase, whose amino-acid sequence is MAERYSSFETGGRRWLWQRITAAFLVVVLAFHFFLLHFVNHADEVSFLASSARMTDLTYYSLMVLFLITATFHGVNGVYNALENQGLTGTKKQVVKYTLIAASVVLVVQGIRTANAWAGFPTF